One Alicyclobacillus acidoterrestris DNA window includes the following coding sequences:
- the purC gene encoding phosphoribosylaminoimidazolesuccinocarboxamide synthase → MTVETLLYEGKAKKVYATDKADVVKVSYKDDATAFNGVKRGQIVGKGAINNQMSNLLFAYLSENGVPTHLIEQISERETLVKKVDIVPIEVVVRNLAAGSFSKRLGVPESTPLPRPIVEFYLKDDELGDPLITDDHALALNLATASELDALRAQALRINELLQAKFAACQLILVDFKLEFGKTSDGDIVLADEISPDTCRLWDMETRKKLDKDRFRQDLGNVEDAYQEVYARITAIS, encoded by the coding sequence ATGACGGTGGAGACGCTGCTGTACGAAGGAAAGGCGAAGAAGGTTTACGCGACGGACAAGGCTGATGTGGTGAAGGTCTCCTACAAGGACGACGCCACGGCGTTTAACGGGGTCAAACGCGGACAGATTGTCGGCAAGGGCGCCATCAACAACCAGATGAGCAATCTCTTGTTTGCCTATCTGTCGGAGAACGGCGTACCGACGCACCTGATAGAACAGATTTCAGAGCGCGAGACGCTGGTGAAAAAAGTCGATATTGTCCCGATTGAAGTGGTCGTCCGCAATCTTGCCGCTGGGAGCTTCTCGAAGCGGCTTGGTGTCCCGGAGAGCACGCCGCTGCCTCGGCCCATCGTCGAGTTCTATCTGAAAGACGACGAATTGGGAGATCCGCTGATTACAGACGATCACGCGCTCGCCCTTAACCTTGCCACCGCATCGGAACTAGACGCGCTTCGGGCGCAGGCGCTTCGCATCAATGAGCTTCTACAGGCCAAGTTCGCCGCATGCCAATTGATTCTGGTGGATTTTAAGCTTGAGTTCGGAAAGACGAGCGACGGGGACATTGTCCTCGCCGACGAGATTTCTCCCGACACTTGTCGCTTGTGGGATATGGAGACGCGCAAAAAGTTAGACAAGGATAGATTCCGTCAAGATTTGGGGAATGTCGAAGACGCGTATCAAGAGGTTTACGCGCGCATCACGGCTATTTCCTGA
- a CDS encoding DUF4129 domain-containing transglutaminase family protein, which translates to MRRFRHTKTIERTVHALLCALWLESFFGPVANLGLLNGPKTFLFPLLVFVVAAIVNRWWAHVLGALIACYGYVVYFWRPDGDSLGFSLIHMPAMLVRQAVAAISGGGLQDPLQTGLFVCSLAVVFWLVTYASHRLRLWMFYNVLALVVLGAIDGNTNVQPNVALVVVSMIFLAILGLNQLRRVRAFAADKSRVGIRFYTPVLGLLALCLLVGFTTPKSPAVWPNPFHRTASGGGTGVQTIGYQLDNSHLGGSFVTNNTPVLGVESPYPTYIRGQTLTDYTGKGWVSYAPLTDVQMAEQTVGHKISGVEGYTFHDLPTVSFDETITVESDSVDTSDLFGGYRIDNVLWLPGAYNGAFSVDYVQGNIHAPKLHKGQIYQIKVEELRAPYEELEKDTTPVVRVASQAPKNIQDADLELPTSLPADVKALAQQVVAQAGAKTEYGAVSALIEYLQDNYTYQTSGVPVPGPHQDYVAQFLFQSKVGYCNNFSSALAVMLRTLGVPTRWVTGYAAGTPDYGNTSTNLNSYTITNDDAHSWVEVYFPAYGWIPFDPTPNFQMPFAAPKDAGSTTPDSSTPAPTPAKPQTPPQHPEQPDVQQGGQGGNWLHIAVVVGRVALWVAVGAVVAAAVVMMVWRRRMLYARLERQWGRDPLRTFARVYALLLRALRRKYQLKQSLTVRELWSFAARAGIAQEEYQNWVQTVERVLYGGGEISGSDAATMQQTSMKWLRLLYQSKSRHKSPIDDIEPHR; encoded by the coding sequence GTGCGACGGTTTCGTCACACTAAAACCATCGAGCGGACCGTTCACGCACTCTTGTGTGCACTCTGGTTGGAAAGTTTTTTTGGACCTGTGGCGAACTTGGGCTTGCTGAACGGCCCCAAGACGTTTCTCTTTCCGCTGCTCGTCTTTGTGGTGGCGGCCATTGTCAATCGCTGGTGGGCGCATGTGCTTGGTGCGCTTATCGCCTGCTATGGATACGTGGTTTATTTTTGGCGCCCAGATGGGGATTCGCTGGGATTCTCGCTGATTCACATGCCTGCCATGCTCGTTCGTCAGGCAGTGGCGGCAATCAGCGGCGGCGGCCTGCAAGATCCCCTACAGACTGGGTTGTTTGTGTGTAGCCTCGCTGTCGTCTTTTGGCTGGTCACTTACGCCAGCCATCGATTGCGCCTGTGGATGTTCTACAACGTGCTCGCCCTTGTCGTATTGGGGGCGATTGACGGCAATACGAATGTTCAGCCGAATGTCGCGCTCGTCGTGGTTTCAATGATTTTCTTGGCCATTCTGGGACTGAACCAACTGCGGCGCGTGCGCGCGTTTGCCGCGGACAAGTCAAGGGTCGGCATCCGCTTTTACACGCCCGTTCTCGGACTTTTGGCACTTTGTCTGCTGGTCGGGTTCACGACACCAAAATCCCCTGCAGTGTGGCCCAATCCGTTTCATCGTACAGCCTCCGGTGGAGGCACTGGCGTGCAGACGATTGGTTACCAACTGGATAATAGTCATCTGGGCGGATCGTTTGTCACAAATAACACCCCGGTTCTCGGCGTAGAAAGTCCGTACCCGACTTACATAAGAGGACAGACGCTGACCGATTACACTGGGAAGGGTTGGGTGTCCTATGCGCCGCTGACCGATGTCCAAATGGCCGAGCAGACGGTTGGACACAAGATTTCAGGCGTTGAGGGCTATACGTTTCACGACCTGCCGACGGTCTCTTTTGATGAGACAATCACCGTTGAATCGGATAGCGTCGATACGAGCGATCTCTTTGGAGGATACCGTATCGACAATGTACTCTGGCTGCCAGGCGCTTATAATGGAGCGTTTTCCGTCGATTATGTACAGGGGAATATTCATGCGCCAAAGCTGCACAAAGGGCAAATCTATCAGATCAAGGTAGAGGAATTGCGGGCGCCATATGAGGAGTTGGAGAAGGATACGACGCCTGTTGTCCGCGTCGCGTCGCAGGCGCCAAAGAACATCCAGGATGCCGACTTGGAGTTGCCCACTAGCCTCCCAGCCGACGTGAAGGCCCTTGCGCAACAGGTCGTTGCGCAAGCCGGTGCCAAGACGGAGTATGGGGCGGTTTCTGCGCTGATTGAATACTTGCAGGACAACTATACCTATCAGACCTCCGGTGTGCCTGTACCCGGGCCACACCAGGATTACGTGGCGCAATTTCTCTTCCAGAGTAAGGTTGGGTATTGCAACAACTTCTCCTCCGCGCTGGCCGTGATGTTGCGCACGCTTGGCGTGCCGACGCGATGGGTGACTGGCTATGCTGCAGGGACCCCAGACTACGGGAATACATCGACGAACCTCAACAGCTACACCATTACCAACGACGATGCGCATTCTTGGGTAGAGGTGTATTTTCCCGCGTACGGTTGGATCCCGTTTGACCCGACGCCAAACTTTCAGATGCCTTTTGCCGCCCCGAAGGATGCGGGAAGTACGACACCAGATTCGTCAACGCCTGCGCCGACGCCTGCTAAACCTCAGACGCCGCCGCAACACCCGGAGCAGCCGGATGTTCAGCAAGGCGGTCAAGGTGGCAATTGGTTGCACATCGCCGTCGTTGTGGGGCGCGTCGCGCTGTGGGTGGCCGTGGGCGCGGTGGTCGCCGCAGCAGTCGTCATGATGGTTTGGCGGCGCCGGATGCTGTATGCGCGGTTGGAGCGTCAGTGGGGGCGTGATCCATTGCGGACCTTTGCTCGCGTATACGCCCTTTTGCTGCGTGCCTTGCGTCGCAAATACCAGTTGAAACAGTCGCTGACCGTCCGGGAGTTGTGGTCGTTTGCTGCGCGCGCTGGCATTGCGCAGGAAGAATATCAGAACTGGGTGCAAACGGTTGAACGCGTGTTGTATGGGGGTGGGGAAATCAGCGGATCGGACGCAGCGACCATGCAACAGACGAGCATGAAATGGCTGCGTCTACTCTATCAGTCGAAAAGCCGACACAAATCTCCAATTGACGACATAGAGCCGCACAGGTAG
- a CDS encoding DUF58 domain-containing protein has translation MRVRVGLTAFITVLVMVGLFYFGMVTGGFFAWFLFYFCLALAAYEWLTLSASLVGMRVQRYVPAHRLTAGQSLQVRVLVERQAMWPLFWLRIHEQLPYRWLFQTSGLDRIHVPLWRRAIDYAYTVYQLPRGVYELTEMTVETGDLLGFVRVHRTFEQPERIIVYPKVVPVRGWTGTALDEYGERQPTNRRSEESSNVIGVREFVRGDKLNRIHWPMTARRGMLLAKEFEQHVTSEFMFIPDNTTASYAGDAHGSLKFDVAMSITASLIRNAYDNHRKFGMVVPADPYLSFPAGLDVALLARCLETLAAMQPQSPRDILSFLQRIADDANRGTMFVVVSPRLDQPMAVALSHLMRQGRVQLFVPVTEERLTDAKRLGYERLSAAGIPVYLIRNVDQLSFLRRGGVSGATVSSH, from the coding sequence ATGCGAGTGCGTGTTGGTCTCACTGCATTCATTACGGTTCTCGTGATGGTGGGCCTCTTCTACTTTGGGATGGTCACTGGCGGTTTTTTCGCCTGGTTTTTGTTCTACTTCTGTTTGGCCCTGGCGGCATACGAGTGGTTGACCCTTTCAGCGTCGTTGGTGGGGATGCGGGTTCAAAGGTACGTACCGGCGCATCGGTTGACGGCAGGGCAGAGTTTACAAGTCCGTGTATTGGTGGAGCGACAGGCGATGTGGCCGCTGTTTTGGTTGCGCATTCACGAGCAACTGCCGTATCGCTGGTTGTTTCAGACATCCGGTCTCGACCGGATTCACGTACCGCTTTGGCGGCGCGCCATAGACTACGCGTATACCGTTTACCAACTTCCGCGTGGCGTCTATGAATTGACGGAGATGACGGTGGAAACAGGGGACTTGCTTGGCTTTGTACGCGTACATCGCACATTTGAGCAGCCAGAGCGCATCATTGTCTACCCGAAAGTCGTGCCTGTGCGTGGTTGGACAGGTACGGCACTCGATGAGTACGGTGAACGCCAGCCGACCAATCGCAGGAGTGAGGAGTCCAGCAACGTCATTGGCGTTCGCGAGTTTGTGCGCGGTGATAAGTTGAACCGGATCCATTGGCCGATGACCGCGAGACGCGGCATGTTGTTGGCAAAGGAATTTGAGCAGCATGTGACCTCGGAGTTTATGTTTATTCCGGACAACACGACGGCATCGTACGCGGGGGATGCGCACGGGTCTCTTAAGTTCGATGTCGCGATGTCGATAACAGCTTCACTCATTCGCAATGCGTATGACAACCATCGCAAGTTTGGCATGGTGGTCCCGGCAGATCCGTACCTGTCTTTTCCGGCGGGTCTCGATGTCGCGCTGCTCGCACGCTGTCTGGAGACGCTCGCAGCGATGCAGCCGCAAAGTCCGCGCGATATCTTGTCGTTTCTGCAGCGCATCGCCGACGATGCCAACCGGGGAACCATGTTCGTGGTCGTTTCGCCAAGGCTTGATCAGCCTATGGCGGTGGCACTTTCGCACCTCATGCGGCAGGGGCGCGTGCAACTGTTTGTGCCCGTGACGGAAGAGCGGCTGACAGACGCAAAGCGCTTGGGGTACGAACGGCTGTCGGCTGCTGGCATACCGGTATATCTCATCCGCAATGTCGATCAACTATCCTTCTTGCGCAGAGGAGGTGTGTCTGGTGCGACGGTTTCGTCACACTAA
- a CDS encoding NCS2 family permease — MGRLFRLRANNTTVGREIVAGITTFMAMAYIIFLNPSILSGTGMDERAVFFATCVASGLVTLLMGLFVNYPIALAPGMGLNAYFAVIAAQNGHGPGHMPWQDALGAVFISGIVFIILTLTRIRQLLVVAVPDSLKAAITVGIGLFITMIGFKDGDLISMSFTGAQNATYKPNDIIDNYSWQPNLGSLHSPQTDLTLIGVLLIGALMALRIPGAMIIGIIITTLIGIPMGVTSLSGLHGSWLPNFSGLEVGSLSLTGIWHYGLVSALFTFTFVEMFDTFGTLVGTASKAGLLEGDTGYKRLGRAMLVDAFGVSIGALLGTSTITAFVESGSGVAAGGRTGLTAVTTGILFWIALILAPIALVIPDQATAPALIIVGVLMMGAVRNIEWENIGIALPAFLTIIAMPLTYSISNGIAVGFASFVIIGLIQMIFRREHVKIHWLMYIIVILAIWRYVFYVS, encoded by the coding sequence TTGGGACGACTGTTCCGCCTTCGCGCGAACAACACCACCGTCGGCCGTGAAATCGTCGCGGGCATCACGACGTTCATGGCGATGGCATACATCATCTTTTTGAATCCAAGTATCCTCTCTGGCACGGGGATGGACGAACGGGCGGTCTTCTTCGCGACTTGTGTCGCGTCGGGCCTCGTCACACTGCTGATGGGTTTGTTTGTCAATTACCCAATCGCGCTGGCGCCAGGTATGGGGTTGAACGCATATTTTGCCGTCATTGCGGCGCAAAATGGCCACGGACCAGGCCATATGCCGTGGCAGGACGCACTGGGCGCCGTCTTTATCTCCGGTATTGTCTTTATTATTTTGACGCTGACTCGCATTCGGCAATTGCTCGTCGTCGCGGTACCAGATTCGCTCAAGGCGGCTATCACCGTCGGTATCGGTCTGTTTATCACGATGATTGGTTTTAAAGATGGCGATCTCATCTCGATGTCGTTCACGGGCGCGCAAAATGCGACCTATAAGCCGAATGACATCATTGACAACTACAGCTGGCAGCCGAACTTAGGGTCGTTGCACAGCCCGCAGACGGATTTGACACTGATTGGCGTGTTGTTGATTGGCGCCTTAATGGCGCTGCGCATTCCAGGTGCCATGATTATCGGCATTATTATTACGACATTAATTGGTATCCCGATGGGCGTTACGTCGCTCTCAGGCCTGCACGGCTCGTGGCTGCCGAACTTCAGTGGTCTTGAAGTCGGCTCCCTCAGTCTGACCGGCATTTGGCACTACGGGTTAGTGAGCGCACTGTTCACGTTTACGTTCGTAGAGATGTTCGACACGTTTGGCACGCTCGTCGGTACGGCGAGCAAGGCTGGGCTGTTGGAAGGGGACACAGGGTACAAGCGGCTGGGTCGCGCCATGCTGGTGGACGCGTTTGGCGTCAGCATCGGTGCGTTGCTGGGGACGAGTACCATTACGGCGTTCGTCGAGAGCGGATCCGGCGTCGCCGCTGGCGGCCGCACAGGCCTGACGGCAGTCACCACCGGCATCTTGTTTTGGATTGCGCTCATCCTGGCGCCGATTGCGCTGGTCATTCCCGATCAGGCGACGGCACCGGCGCTGATCATCGTCGGCGTGTTGATGATGGGCGCGGTTCGCAACATCGAGTGGGAGAACATCGGCATCGCACTGCCGGCGTTTTTGACGATTATCGCGATGCCGCTGACTTATAGCATCAGCAATGGCATTGCTGTTGGGTTTGCATCGTTTGTCATCATCGGATTGATTCAGATGATCTTCCGCCGCGAGCACGTGAAGATTCACTGGTTAATGTACATCATCGTCATTCTCGCGATTTGGCGTTACGTGTTCTACGTGAGCTAA
- a CDS encoding AAA family ATPase yields MTFDEWNPKVEPVIQNIRKVIVGKDEVIRLVLTALLAGGHCLIEDVPGVGKTMLVRATAKTLGCHFRRIQFTPDLLPSDVTGVSIYNQKTQSFEFRPGPIFGQVVLADEINRTSPKTQSALLQALEEHSVTADGETYALPAPFFVLATENPIEFEGTFPLPEAQLDRFLLKFQMGYPSVEEELQILKGQQRRHPIDEIDAVVDPKEILAWRTSVRDVRVDEELQKYIVALVQQTRNLTDVYLGASPRASLALFRAAQALAFISNRTYVIPDDVRFLAPYVLGHRLLLTADARLSGVGVDTVVNQLLNVVPVPTTQGALP; encoded by the coding sequence ATCACGTTTGATGAGTGGAATCCAAAAGTTGAGCCGGTCATTCAAAACATTCGCAAGGTGATTGTTGGCAAGGACGAAGTGATCCGCCTTGTGTTGACGGCGCTGTTAGCCGGGGGACATTGTCTGATTGAAGATGTTCCGGGCGTGGGGAAGACGATGTTGGTGCGGGCGACCGCAAAAACCCTGGGGTGCCACTTTCGCCGAATCCAATTCACGCCGGACCTATTGCCCTCCGATGTAACGGGCGTTTCGATTTACAATCAGAAGACGCAGTCGTTCGAGTTTCGCCCGGGTCCGATTTTCGGGCAAGTGGTTTTAGCGGACGAAATCAACCGGACTTCGCCCAAGACCCAATCCGCCCTCTTGCAGGCGCTGGAGGAGCACAGCGTGACAGCCGATGGGGAAACGTATGCGCTGCCTGCGCCATTCTTTGTTCTTGCCACCGAAAACCCGATTGAGTTTGAGGGAACTTTTCCCCTTCCAGAGGCGCAGTTGGACAGGTTCCTGTTGAAGTTCCAAATGGGCTACCCATCCGTTGAAGAGGAGCTGCAGATTCTCAAGGGGCAACAGCGCCGCCACCCGATTGATGAGATAGATGCTGTGGTGGATCCAAAGGAAATTTTGGCGTGGCGAACTTCGGTGCGGGACGTGCGCGTCGACGAGGAGCTGCAAAAGTATATTGTCGCACTGGTGCAACAGACGCGAAATCTCACTGATGTCTATCTCGGGGCCAGTCCACGAGCGAGTCTCGCGTTGTTTCGCGCGGCGCAAGCGTTGGCGTTTATCTCGAATCGTACGTATGTCATACCAGACGACGTGCGCTTTTTGGCGCCCTATGTACTGGGCCATCGCTTGCTGTTGACGGCCGATGCCCGATTGTCGGGCGTGGGTGTCGATACGGTGGTCAACCAGTTGCTGAATGTAGTTCCTGTTCCAACGACGCAAGGAGCGCTGCCCTGA
- the guaA gene encoding glutamine-hydrolyzing GMP synthase: MSQHEVVVVLDFGGQYNQLIARRIRELNVFSELLPHDVSASELRAKNLKGIIFSGGPKSVFAEDAPMVDPAVFDLGVPVLGICYGMQLIAHTFHADVARGAVREYGRADLEVQPGASKLFAGQPTLQPVWMSHSDVVTHVPEGFQLDAKTTSGTVSAMSAPDKAVYAVQYHPEVHHSVHGMEQLRQFVFDICGCKGDWTMQNLISESVDKIREAVGDKRVLCALSGGVDSSVAAALVHRAIGHQLTAVFVDHGLLRKGESDAVMENLGGQLGIDVVRVDASERFLGKLRGVSDPERKRKIIGEEFIRVFEAESDRLGPFAYLVQGTLYTDIVESGTKTAATIKSHHNVGGLPEDVQFEIIEPLKELFKDEVRRLGEELGLPSELVWRQPFPGPGLAIRVMGDITEEKLAIVRESDYILRQEIAQAGLDREIWQYFTVLTSNQTVGVMGDERTYAFTLAIRAVVSQEGMTADFARIPWDVLARISTRIVNEVDGINRVVYDITSKPPATIEWE, from the coding sequence ATGTCACAGCATGAAGTCGTCGTCGTCCTTGATTTCGGCGGCCAGTACAACCAGCTTATCGCGCGACGAATCCGCGAACTCAACGTATTTTCCGAATTGCTACCGCACGATGTGTCCGCTAGCGAACTGCGTGCCAAAAACCTCAAGGGAATCATCTTCTCAGGTGGCCCGAAGAGCGTTTTTGCGGAGGATGCGCCGATGGTGGACCCGGCGGTTTTCGACTTAGGTGTCCCCGTTCTCGGCATTTGTTACGGGATGCAGTTGATTGCGCACACCTTTCACGCCGATGTCGCGCGTGGTGCAGTTCGTGAGTACGGGCGCGCAGATCTGGAAGTCCAACCGGGCGCTTCCAAGTTGTTCGCAGGACAGCCCACGCTGCAGCCAGTGTGGATGAGCCATAGCGACGTCGTCACGCACGTGCCGGAAGGGTTTCAGCTGGATGCCAAAACCACCAGCGGCACAGTTTCGGCGATGAGCGCACCGGACAAAGCTGTTTACGCGGTGCAATATCACCCGGAAGTGCATCACAGCGTTCACGGCATGGAGCAACTGCGCCAGTTCGTCTTTGACATCTGCGGTTGCAAGGGCGATTGGACCATGCAGAACCTGATTAGTGAATCGGTGGATAAGATTCGCGAAGCGGTTGGCGACAAACGCGTGTTGTGCGCGCTGTCTGGTGGGGTCGATTCCTCCGTGGCGGCAGCCCTTGTCCATCGCGCAATCGGGCACCAACTCACCGCTGTCTTTGTCGATCACGGCCTCCTGCGCAAAGGCGAATCGGACGCGGTGATGGAAAATCTGGGCGGCCAGTTGGGTATCGACGTCGTGCGGGTTGACGCATCTGAACGATTTCTTGGCAAGCTCCGCGGCGTATCAGATCCTGAGCGCAAGCGGAAGATCATCGGCGAAGAGTTCATCCGCGTATTCGAGGCGGAATCCGACAGACTGGGCCCCTTTGCTTACCTAGTGCAGGGCACACTGTATACGGACATCGTCGAGAGCGGAACGAAGACTGCCGCGACCATCAAGTCGCATCACAACGTCGGTGGATTGCCCGAGGATGTGCAGTTCGAGATTATCGAGCCGCTCAAGGAACTGTTTAAGGATGAAGTGCGACGACTCGGCGAAGAGCTGGGGCTTCCGAGTGAATTGGTCTGGCGCCAGCCGTTTCCTGGTCCAGGACTCGCCATTCGGGTGATGGGGGACATCACAGAAGAGAAACTCGCGATTGTCCGCGAGTCCGATTACATTCTGCGCCAGGAAATTGCGCAAGCTGGGTTAGATCGCGAAATTTGGCAGTACTTCACGGTGTTGACGAGCAATCAGACCGTCGGCGTCATGGGTGACGAGCGGACGTACGCATTTACGCTTGCCATTCGGGCTGTGGTATCGCAGGAGGGCATGACAGCGGACTTCGCCCGCATACCTTGGGACGTTCTGGCGCGCATCTCCACGCGCATCGTCAACGAAGTGGATGGCATCAATCGCGTAGTGTACGACATTACGTCGAAGCCACCAGCCACCATTGAGTGGGAATAA
- the purQ gene encoding phosphoribosylformylglycinamidine synthase subunit PurQ, protein MKWAVIVFPGSNCDEDAASAIREVTGDEAHLIWHDASDLSDFDAIVLPGGFSYGDYLRSGAIARFSPVVEAVKREAQKGKLVLGICNGFQVLTESHLLPGALLRNDNLQFRCEMTELVVENNQSPFTADYAIGERIRIPIAHGEGRFVADDTTLAKLQTGRRVAFTYHANPNGSVQNIAGILNEQGNVLGLMPHPERAVMEWMDSVDGRRMFLSMHRYMKEARALVGANGSANS, encoded by the coding sequence ATGAAGTGGGCCGTGATTGTGTTTCCGGGATCGAACTGCGATGAGGACGCGGCTTCGGCCATTCGCGAGGTGACGGGCGACGAAGCACATCTCATCTGGCACGACGCGAGTGACTTGTCCGATTTTGATGCTATCGTTCTACCGGGCGGTTTTTCTTATGGGGACTATTTGCGAAGCGGTGCCATTGCTCGCTTTTCACCGGTGGTGGAAGCGGTCAAGCGGGAGGCTCAGAAGGGCAAACTCGTCCTCGGAATTTGCAATGGCTTCCAGGTGTTGACGGAGTCGCATTTGTTGCCGGGCGCGTTGTTGCGCAATGACAATCTGCAATTCCGCTGCGAGATGACCGAATTGGTCGTCGAAAACAACCAAAGTCCGTTTACCGCTGACTACGCCATCGGGGAACGCATTCGCATTCCGATTGCGCACGGCGAGGGGCGGTTCGTGGCTGATGATACGACGCTCGCAAAACTGCAAACTGGACGTCGCGTGGCCTTCACCTATCATGCGAACCCCAATGGTTCTGTACAAAATATTGCCGGAATTCTCAACGAGCAAGGCAACGTTTTAGGCCTGATGCCACATCCTGAGCGAGCTGTGATGGAGTGGATGGATTCGGTGGACGGACGCCGCATGTTTCTCTCGATGCACCGTTATATGAAGGAGGCACGTGCCCTTGTTGGAGCCAACGGCAGCGCAAATTCGTGA
- the purS gene encoding phosphoribosylformylglycinamidine synthase subunit PurS, protein MKTYEVEVRIWLKPSVFDPQGHAVEQALHTLGYAEASDLRIGKYMHLTVQSTSLSEAQMRVEEMCERVLSNPVMETYAYTLKEVALS, encoded by the coding sequence GTGAAAACGTACGAAGTTGAGGTTCGCATCTGGCTCAAACCATCCGTTTTTGATCCACAGGGGCACGCCGTGGAACAGGCGTTGCACACGTTAGGTTATGCAGAAGCCAGTGATTTGCGCATCGGGAAATACATGCACTTGACGGTTCAGAGTACCTCTCTGTCCGAAGCACAGATGCGCGTCGAGGAGATGTGCGAACGCGTGCTTTCGAACCCTGTCATGGAAACGTACGCGTACACACTCAAGGAGGTCGCCCTTTCATGA
- the purB gene encoding adenylosuccinate lyase, producing MIDRYSRPEMARLWTLEARMKWWLEVEILAVEAWAELGVIPTEDAKKIRQNAKFDVDRVLEIERETRHDVVAFTRAVSESLGEEKKWVHYGLTSTDVVDTALCAQLLEPMALIRNDLETLLSTVKKLAQAHKFTVMMGRTHGVHAEPTTFGLKAALWYAELTRDLERFDAACERMRYGKISGAVGTYANVDPRIEEKVCTRLGLKPAPISTQTLQRDRHAEFMFTLSLIGTTLDKIATEIRGLQKSEVRELEEPFYKGQKGSSAMPHKRNPVSCEQISGLARVLRGYVVPALEDVVLWHERDISHSSVERVILPDATILVDYLLNRMNRILTDLHVYPENMRRNMDRTHGLVFSQRVLTALIDKGLSREAAYDTVQPLAMQAWEEGTSFKELVSSSETVRTYLSPTEIDDCFDPSWHIKHVDTIFERLGL from the coding sequence TTGATTGATCGCTACAGTAGACCTGAAATGGCGCGCTTATGGACATTGGAAGCCCGAATGAAATGGTGGCTCGAAGTTGAAATTCTGGCGGTGGAAGCATGGGCGGAACTGGGTGTCATCCCGACGGAAGACGCCAAAAAGATTCGACAGAATGCCAAGTTCGACGTCGACCGGGTACTCGAAATCGAGCGGGAGACGCGCCACGACGTGGTTGCCTTCACTCGTGCTGTTTCCGAGTCACTGGGTGAGGAGAAAAAGTGGGTTCACTACGGTTTGACTTCTACAGACGTCGTCGACACTGCGCTTTGCGCCCAATTGCTCGAGCCGATGGCGCTTATCCGAAACGATTTGGAGACGCTGTTGTCAACGGTGAAGAAGCTGGCGCAAGCGCACAAGTTCACGGTGATGATGGGGCGTACGCACGGCGTGCATGCGGAACCGACGACCTTCGGCCTGAAGGCCGCGCTCTGGTACGCCGAACTGACACGCGACCTCGAGCGGTTTGACGCCGCGTGTGAACGCATGCGGTATGGCAAGATCTCGGGTGCGGTCGGCACGTATGCAAATGTCGATCCGCGCATTGAAGAGAAGGTATGCACGCGCCTTGGCTTGAAACCGGCGCCTATTAGTACGCAGACGTTGCAGCGAGACAGGCATGCGGAGTTTATGTTCACGTTGTCGTTGATTGGCACGACGCTCGACAAAATTGCGACGGAGATTCGCGGTTTGCAAAAGTCGGAAGTCCGTGAATTGGAGGAACCGTTCTACAAGGGTCAGAAAGGTTCGTCCGCTATGCCGCACAAGCGCAACCCGGTTTCCTGCGAGCAGATTTCCGGACTGGCGCGCGTGTTGCGAGGGTATGTCGTGCCGGCGTTGGAGGACGTCGTCTTGTGGCACGAACGCGACATCAGCCACTCTTCCGTCGAACGCGTGATTTTGCCAGATGCCACGATTCTCGTGGACTACTTGCTCAACCGGATGAATCGAATTCTCACAGATTTGCATGTCTATCCGGAAAATATGCGCCGCAATATGGATAGGACACATGGGCTCGTCTTTTCGCAGCGGGTGCTCACGGCTTTGATTGACAAGGGGCTGTCGCGTGAAGCCGCCTATGATACGGTTCAGCCTTTGGCGATGCAGGCGTGGGAAGAAGGAACGTCGTTCAAAGAGCTGGTCTCGAGTTCGGAAACGGTGCGAACCTATTTGTCACCAACGGAGATTGACGATTGTTTTGACCCAAGTTGGCACATCAAGCACGTGGATACGATTTTTGAACGGCTCGGCCTGTAA